The proteins below are encoded in one region of Microbispora sp. NBC_01189:
- the cydC gene encoding thiol reductant ABC exporter subunit CydC → MSRAKAAGPSPLSVVAVAGTGRRLVLAALAGSAADLAGVALIASAAWLITRAAEQPPLAALSVAIVAVRAFATTRGIFRYGERLAGHDVALRAQAGTRERLYQALIPAGPLPQRGADLLSRMVDDTDAVQDLLVRCLLPAVAALVTGLTAVVVAGFLLPVAAPVLAAGLLAAGLALPAGTAAAARRWSARIAPARAGLAARVADLVHGAADLAAYGARDEALSAAMDADSRLARLERGQARINAAALGIGVLAQGLTVAAVVWVAQGAGLDRVATAVLALTSLVAFEPALALGAAGERFAAVLAALRRLRETAATPPAVREPDEPAPPPEPPLTIEVDDLVVRHGGREPALNGVSLTLTPGRRVAVVGPSGAGKSTLLSALMRTVEIESGAIRLNGTDVRRLSSDDVRARVTGLTQDPYVFQASFTDNLRLAGPGASTGEIEAAVRRARLDAWAGRTGWDTVLGEDGRTVSGGQLQRLALARALLYDPPVLLLDEPAEALDEETADLLTADLLDATRGRTTLLVTHRLRGLEQVDEIVVLEGGRVTQRGAHADLVGVPGYYRDLWESEALIRRHA, encoded by the coding sequence ATGAGCCGCGCGAAGGCAGCCGGCCCGTCGCCGCTGTCCGTGGTCGCGGTCGCCGGGACGGGGCGGCGGCTGGTGCTCGCCGCGCTCGCCGGGTCGGCCGCCGACCTCGCGGGCGTGGCGCTCATCGCGTCGGCCGCCTGGCTGATCACCAGGGCGGCCGAGCAGCCGCCGCTGGCGGCCCTGTCGGTCGCCATCGTGGCCGTGCGGGCGTTCGCCACCACCCGGGGGATCTTCCGCTACGGGGAGCGGCTGGCCGGGCACGACGTCGCGCTGCGCGCCCAGGCGGGCACCCGCGAACGCCTCTACCAGGCGCTGATCCCCGCCGGGCCGCTGCCACAGCGCGGCGCCGACCTGCTCAGCCGCATGGTGGACGACACCGACGCCGTGCAGGACCTGCTCGTGCGGTGCCTGCTCCCGGCCGTCGCGGCCCTGGTCACCGGGCTCACCGCCGTCGTGGTCGCGGGCTTCCTGCTGCCGGTCGCCGCGCCGGTGCTGGCCGCCGGCCTGCTCGCCGCCGGGTTGGCCCTGCCGGCCGGCACGGCCGCCGCCGCGCGCCGCTGGTCGGCGCGGATCGCTCCGGCCCGCGCCGGCCTCGCCGCCCGGGTGGCCGACCTGGTGCACGGCGCGGCCGACCTCGCGGCGTACGGCGCGCGCGATGAGGCCCTGTCTGCCGCGATGGACGCCGACAGCCGGCTCGCCCGCCTGGAGCGGGGCCAGGCCCGGATCAACGCCGCGGCGCTCGGGATCGGCGTGCTGGCCCAGGGGCTGACCGTCGCGGCGGTGGTCTGGGTGGCCCAGGGCGCCGGGCTGGACCGGGTGGCGACGGCCGTGCTCGCCCTGACCTCGCTGGTGGCCTTCGAGCCCGCGCTCGCACTGGGCGCCGCGGGCGAGCGGTTCGCGGCGGTGCTCGCGGCGCTGCGCAGGCTGCGGGAGACGGCCGCCACACCCCCGGCGGTCCGCGAGCCGGACGAGCCGGCGCCGCCCCCGGAGCCGCCGCTGACGATCGAGGTGGACGACCTGGTGGTGCGGCACGGCGGGCGCGAGCCCGCGCTGAACGGCGTGAGCCTGACGTTGACGCCGGGCCGCCGGGTCGCGGTGGTCGGGCCGAGCGGCGCCGGGAAGAGCACGCTGCTGTCCGCGCTGATGCGCACGGTGGAGATCGAGTCGGGGGCGATCCGCCTCAACGGGACGGATGTGCGCCGCCTGTCGTCCGACGACGTGCGGGCCCGCGTCACCGGCCTCACGCAGGATCCGTACGTGTTCCAGGCCTCGTTCACGGACAACCTGCGCCTCGCCGGGCCAGGCGCCTCCACCGGCGAGATCGAGGCGGCCGTGCGGCGGGCCCGCCTGGACGCCTGGGCGGGGCGCACCGGGTGGGACACGGTGCTCGGCGAGGACGGCCGCACGGTCTCCGGCGGCCAGCTCCAGCGGCTCGCGCTGGCCCGGGCCCTGCTGTACGACCCGCCCGTGCTGCTGCTGGACGAACCCGCCGAGGCGCTGGACGAGGAGACGGCCGACCTGCTGACGGCCGACCTGCTGGACGCCACCCGGGGCCGCACCACGCTGCTGGTCACCCACCGGCTGCGCGGCCTGGAGCAGGTCGACGAGATCGTGGTGCTGGAGGGCGGCCGGGTCACCCAGCGCGGTGCCCACGCCGACCTCGTCGGCGTGCCCGGCTACTACCGGGATCTGTGGGAGTCCGAGGCGCTGATCCGGCGCCACGCCTGA
- a CDS encoding S1C family serine protease, which produces MSSPEHVPGNENTDVLPGHGWSQFGSTPPQHGQYTGAYQSYGSYGTGSYDTAQFPAPPARKGTLTARQKAGAGLALVAVALGGGVTGALVANSLNGDRPVIASPVVRGVSNSSGNTIAAVAKAIMPSVVSIEVKTSTGGGEGSGVILSADGLILTNNHVVTAGGAGGGTVRVKFSDGKTADAVVKGTDPTTDLAVIQAQGVSGLTPASLGDSDKLQVGDAVLAIGSPLGLEGSVTSGIVSALDRTLTESPEEQQPQLPWGMGQQEPQQQSQGTTIGGMIQTDAAINPGNSGGALVNAAGEVVGVNTAIATSGSSSGNIGVGFAIPINTAKLVSEQLIKTGKATHAFFGVSVADSVGGSPGAVVSSITAGSPAEKAGLKEGDLITKINDKLVDSAEALVGVIRSSRPGDKVTVTFTRDGKENTITTPLAEQTPTN; this is translated from the coding sequence ATGAGCTCACCTGAGCACGTTCCCGGCAACGAGAACACCGATGTGCTCCCCGGCCACGGCTGGAGCCAGTTCGGCAGCACTCCGCCGCAGCACGGGCAGTACACCGGGGCCTATCAGTCGTACGGCTCGTACGGCACCGGTTCTTATGACACGGCGCAGTTCCCGGCGCCTCCGGCGCGGAAGGGCACGTTGACCGCTCGCCAGAAGGCGGGCGCGGGTCTCGCTCTCGTGGCCGTGGCGCTGGGCGGCGGGGTCACCGGGGCCCTCGTCGCCAACAGTCTGAACGGCGACCGGCCGGTGATCGCGAGCCCGGTGGTCAGGGGGGTCTCCAACTCCTCCGGCAACACCATCGCGGCGGTGGCCAAGGCGATCATGCCCTCGGTCGTGTCGATCGAGGTGAAGACCTCCACGGGTGGCGGCGAGGGTTCCGGCGTCATCCTGTCCGCCGACGGCCTGATCCTGACCAACAACCACGTGGTGACGGCCGGCGGCGCGGGCGGCGGCACGGTGCGGGTCAAGTTCAGCGACGGCAAGACGGCGGACGCCGTCGTCAAGGGCACCGACCCCACCACCGACCTCGCGGTCATCCAGGCGCAGGGCGTCTCCGGGCTCACCCCCGCCTCGCTCGGCGACAGCGACAAGCTCCAGGTCGGCGACGCGGTGCTCGCGATCGGCAGCCCGCTCGGCCTGGAGGGTTCGGTCACCTCCGGCATCGTCAGCGCTCTCGACCGCACCCTGACCGAGAGCCCGGAGGAGCAGCAGCCGCAGCTCCCCTGGGGAATGGGACAGCAGGAACCGCAGCAGCAGAGCCAGGGCACCACGATCGGCGGGATGATCCAGACGGACGCCGCCATCAACCCCGGCAACTCGGGCGGTGCGCTGGTCAACGCGGCCGGCGAGGTCGTCGGCGTCAACACCGCGATCGCCACCTCGGGCTCCAGCTCAGGCAACATCGGCGTCGGCTTCGCGATCCCCATCAACACCGCGAAGCTGGTCTCCGAGCAGCTGATCAAGACGGGCAAGGCGACCCACGCGTTCTTCGGCGTGAGCGTGGCCGACTCGGTCGGCGGCTCGCCCGGCGCGGTGGTCAGCTCGATCACGGCGGGCAGCCCCGCGGAGAAGGCCGGCCTCAAGGAGGGCGACCTCATCACCAAGATCAACGACAAGCTGGTGGACAGCGCGGAGGCGCTCGTCGGCGTCATCCGCAGCTCCCGTCCCGGCGACAAGGTGACCGTCACCTTCACCCGCGACGGCAAGGAGAACACCATCACCACCCCGCTCGCCGAGCAGACGCCGACGAACTGA
- a CDS encoding AMP-binding protein, giving the protein MHPGAIAAVTPDKPAVIMAGSGRVITYRELDEESNRLAHLLRAAGLRPGDHVAFMLENHPLFLVIAWAAHRSGLYYTAINSHLQADELSYIVGNCEARVFISSARLAEVASAVTQATPRVEVRLMLDGVAPGFTSYEEAVAGQPATPVEDECQGIDMLYSSGTTGRPKGVKPPLSLAPLDAPGVLFRLIAHMFAPAADSVYLSPAPLYHAAPLRYCLTFLRLGATVVVMERFDPEEALALVERHRVTHAQWVPTMFVKMLKLPRAVRERHDLSSLRCAVHSAAPCPAEVKERMMEWWGPIIHEYYAGTEGNCFLYASPEDWLAHRGTVGRPLLGVAHVCDEDGGELPPGERGIVYFSEGPRFEYHGDPEKTASARDPRGRGWTTLGDIGYVDEDGFLYLTDRRAYMIISGGVNIYPQEAENVLAVHPKVADVAVFGVPDPEMGEQVKAVVQPLDPAEAGSGLEAELIAYCRERLAHYKCPKSVDFRDELPRHASGKLYKRLLRDEYLQRTA; this is encoded by the coding sequence ATGCACCCTGGGGCGATCGCGGCGGTGACGCCGGACAAGCCGGCGGTGATCATGGCGGGCTCCGGCCGTGTGATCACCTACCGGGAGCTCGACGAGGAGTCCAACCGTCTCGCGCACCTGCTGCGGGCCGCCGGCCTGCGTCCCGGCGACCACGTCGCCTTCATGCTGGAGAACCACCCGCTCTTCCTGGTGATCGCGTGGGCCGCGCACCGCTCCGGGCTGTACTACACGGCGATCAACTCCCACCTCCAGGCGGACGAACTGTCGTACATCGTCGGCAACTGCGAGGCACGGGTCTTCATCTCCTCGGCGCGGCTCGCCGAGGTCGCGAGCGCCGTCACCCAGGCCACGCCCCGCGTCGAGGTGCGGCTGATGCTCGACGGCGTCGCCCCGGGCTTCACGTCGTACGAGGAGGCGGTGGCCGGGCAGCCCGCGACGCCGGTCGAGGACGAGTGCCAGGGCATCGACATGCTCTACTCCTCCGGCACCACCGGCCGGCCCAAGGGGGTGAAGCCGCCGCTCAGCCTGGCGCCGCTGGACGCTCCCGGGGTCCTGTTCCGGCTGATCGCGCACATGTTCGCGCCGGCGGCCGACAGCGTGTACCTGTCGCCCGCGCCGCTCTACCACGCCGCCCCGCTGCGCTACTGCCTGACCTTCCTGCGCCTCGGCGCGACCGTCGTCGTGATGGAGCGGTTCGACCCGGAGGAGGCGCTGGCGCTCGTCGAGCGGCACCGGGTCACCCACGCGCAGTGGGTGCCCACCATGTTCGTCAAGATGCTCAAGCTGCCGCGGGCGGTGCGCGAGCGCCACGACCTTTCGTCGCTGCGCTGCGCCGTCCACTCCGCCGCGCCCTGCCCCGCCGAGGTCAAGGAACGGATGATGGAGTGGTGGGGCCCGATCATCCACGAGTACTACGCGGGCACGGAGGGCAACTGCTTCCTGTACGCCTCGCCGGAGGACTGGCTCGCCCACCGGGGCACGGTCGGCCGCCCGCTGCTCGGGGTCGCCCACGTCTGCGACGAGGACGGCGGCGAACTGCCGCCGGGTGAGCGCGGCATCGTCTACTTCTCCGAAGGGCCGCGGTTCGAGTACCACGGCGACCCGGAGAAGACCGCGTCGGCGCGGGACCCCAGGGGCCGCGGCTGGACCACGCTCGGAGACATCGGTTATGTGGACGAGGACGGGTTCCTCTACCTCACCGACCGGCGCGCGTACATGATCATCTCCGGTGGCGTGAACATCTACCCGCAGGAGGCGGAGAACGTGCTGGCGGTGCACCCCAAGGTGGCCGACGTGGCCGTCTTCGGGGTGCCGGACCCGGAGATGGGCGAGCAGGTCAAGGCCGTCGTGCAGCCGCTCGACCCGGCGGAGGCCGGTTCCGGCCTGGAGGCGGAGCTCATCGCCTACTGCCGGGAGCGCCTGGCGCACTACAAGTGCCCGAAGTCGGTCGACTTCCGCGACGAACTGCCCCGCCACGCCAGTGGCAAGCTGTACAAGCGGCTGCTCAGGGACGAATACCTGCAGCGTACGGCCTGA